GCTCGACGCCCGCATTCGGATGCTGCACGCGTGGGACTATCTCGGCAACCCCGATGGCATTGGCAGCGGCGCGAAGGTCACCATCGTGGGCGGCGGCATGGTCGGCATGGAAGCTGCCGATCTGTTGGCTGCACGCGACGCACGGGTCACGGTGGTGGAGGCGCTCGCGACCCTGGCGCAAGGCATGGCACGTAACAACCGGATGGAGCTGATCGAACGCGTGCAGGCAAAGGGGGTGACGCTCGTCACCGAGGCGAACATCATCGCAGTGCGCGCTGGCGCGCTCGAGATCCGGATCAAAGACAAGAGCCAGCCGAGCACGCTCGAAATCGGCGACGTGCTCCTGATCGCGATCGGCCCGCGTCCGGTGCGCGATTGCGTCCCGATCCTGGAAGCGGCCGCAGTACCCTACGAGCTCGCCGGCGACTGCTACCGGCCGGGAGATTTCCTGACCGCAATTCGCGACGCCTGGATGGTCGCGCTTGCGCTCGAGCACCGAGCCGCGGCCGAGCCTGGCGAGGCCATGGCAATGGACCATGGAAATGTCTTGCAGCTCGCTCCCTCATCCCCAGCCCCTCTCCCGGCGGGAGAGGGGAGCGTCCCGCGGTGAGCGGTTGTGAACTGCTTGCCGATCTTCAACAGACCGTCAAGCAAAAATGCGCGTTGAGAGGAGGTTCAAAATGACGACTCCCTACGACATCTACGCCATCAAGTACGCGATGCGCGACGCGAAGCGGCCGGTGCACTTCGTCGGCGGCGACCCGCACGATACGCCCATGCCGATGGACTACTTCGTCTGGCTGGTGCGCAACGCCGAGCGCACGATCGTGGTCGACACGGGCTTCACGGCGGCGATGGCGAAAAAGCGCGGGCGCACGCACCTGCGCAGCCCCGCGGAGGGCTTGTCGATGATGGGCGTGGACGCAAGCACGGTGAGCGAGGTCGTGCTCTCGCACATGCACTACGATCACGTCGGCACCTTCGACGCGTTCCCGCAGGCGCGCTTCCATTTGCAGGATCGCGAGATGGCCTACGCGACCGGCCGCAACATGGGTTACCGCCAGTTCGGCCACAGCTACGAGCCCGACGAGGTGTGCGGCATGGTCCGGTTGGTGTTCGACGGGCGGGTGCACTTCGTCGACGGCGAGGAAACGATAGCACCGGGGATCAGCCTGCATCACGTCGGCGGCCACACCGACGGCGTGCAGTGCATGCGCGTCTGGACCGAGCGCGGCTGGGTGGTGCTCGCCTCCGATACGAGCCATTACTACGAGCACTTCGAGAACTACCGCGTGTACCCGACCACGTTCAACCTGGGCGACGTCATGAAGGGCTATGAAACGCTGCGGCGATTGGCCGATTCGATACACCAGATCATCCCGGGCCACGATCCGCTGGTGATGAAGCGTTATCGCGCCCCGGGGCGCGAGCTCGAAGGCATCGTGGTCCGGCTGGACGCAGCGCCACAGGTCTAGCGGACAATCCAAACCGCTTTCCCGCCGCTGCGGCCTTGACCGCATGATTCGCGACGATCGGCGTCTTTGCCCAATTCTCGGGCACGGAGAAAGCGGCAGGGAAGCAAACAGTCAAGCCAAGCAGGAGCGAATGCAATGAGCGCATCCCAACCCCCCTTGCTGCCGAATGCGACGCGCGAGCTCGCGCGCTTCAGTGCGGAGCTGCGATTCGAAGACATTCCGGCGCACGTGATCGCGCACATGAAGCTGTCGCTGCTCGACAGCATCGGCGTGTGCCTGCACGGCGTGACGTTGCCCTGGACCCGCCACGTACAGTCGCTGGTCGAAGCCGAGGGCGCGGCGCCGCAA
This Betaproteobacteria bacterium DNA region includes the following protein-coding sequences:
- a CDS encoding MBL fold metallo-hydrolase, which produces MTTPYDIYAIKYAMRDAKRPVHFVGGDPHDTPMPMDYFVWLVRNAERTIVVDTGFTAAMAKKRGRTHLRSPAEGLSMMGVDASTVSEVVLSHMHYDHVGTFDAFPQARFHLQDREMAYATGRNMGYRQFGHSYEPDEVCGMVRLVFDGRVHFVDGEETIAPGISLHHVGGHTDGVQCMRVWTERGWVVLASDTSHYYEHFENYRVYPTTFNLGDVMKGYETLRRLADSIHQIIPGHDPLVMKRYRAPGRELEGIVVRLDAAPQV